From a single Melospiza georgiana isolate bMelGeo1 chromosome 5, bMelGeo1.pri, whole genome shotgun sequence genomic region:
- the TMEM184C gene encoding transmembrane protein 184C, whose product MPCTCGNWRRWIRPLVVLLYIVGLLVVVPLCVWELQKLEVGIHTKAWFIAGIFLLMTIPISLWGILQHLVHYTQPELQKPIIRILWMVPIYSLDSWIALKYPKIAIYVDTCRECYEAYVIYNFMVFLSNYLTNRYPNLVLIIEAKDQQRHLPPLCCCPSWAMGEVLLFRCKLGVLQYTVVRPFTTIIALICELVGVYDEGNFSFNNAWTYLVILNNMSQLFAMYCLVLFYKVLREELNPIQPVGKFLCVKMVVFVSFWQAVLIALLVKVGVISEKHTWDWQSVEAVATGLQDFIICVEMFLAAIAHHYSFSYKPYVQEAEEGSCFDSFLAMWDISDLRADISEQVRNVGRTVLGQPRKMFFAEDHEQNEHTSLLSSSTQDPISDASSMPSSPMGHYQGFGHTVTPLTTPTTAPAVDGIFNPSASQDAEESPELENNLAEKALEKS is encoded by the exons aTGCCGTGCACCTGCGGGAACTGGCGGCGATGGATCCGGCCGCTCGTGGTGCTGCTCTACATCGtggggctgctggtggtggtgccGCTCTGCGTGTGGGAGCTGCAGAAGCTGGAG GTTGGAATTCATACCAAGGCATGGTTTATCGCTGGGATATTTCTGCTAATGACTATTCCAATATCTCTCTGGGGGATACTGCAACACTTAGTCCATTATACTCAACCTGAGTTACAGAAACCAATAATAAG GATTCTGTGGATGGTGCCGATTTACAGTTTAGACAGT TGGATAGCTTTGAAATACCCCAAGATTGCAATATATGTGGATACATGTCGAGAATGCTATGAAGCTTATGTCATCTATAACTTTatggtttttctttcaaattactTAACCAACCGGTACCCAAACCTGGTGTTAATAATAGAGGCGAAAGATCAGCAGAGACATCTGCCCCCTCTCTGTTGCTGTCCCTCGTGGGCTATGGGAGA aGTTTTATTATTTAGATGTAAACTGGGTGTTTTGCAGTACACTGTTGTCAGACCATTTACTACCATCATTGCTTT AATTTGTGAACTGGTGGGAGTGTATGATGAAGGAAACTTCAGCTTCAACAATGCATGGACTTACCTAGTTATACTCAACAACATGTCACAACTA TTTGCCATGTATTGTCTGGTGCTGTTTTACAAAGTACTGCGTGAGGAACTGAACCCTATCCAGCCTGTTGGCAAGTTCCTTTGTGTGAAGATGGtagtttttgtttctttctg GCAGGCTGTGCTCATTGCATTGCTGGTGAAGGTTGGTGTTATTTCTGAGAAACACACCTGGGATTGGCAAAGTGTGGAAGCTGTGGCTACAGGCTTACAG GATTTTATCATTTGTGTGGAGATGTTTCTGGCTGCTATTGCACATCACTACAGTTTTTCCTATAAACCTTATGTTCAAGAGGCTGAAGAAGGCTCATGCTTTGACTCCTTCCTTGCAATGTGGGATATTTCTGACCTAAGGGCAGATATCTCCGAACAGGTTCGAAATGTGG GGAGGACAGTTTTGGGCCAGccaaggaaaatgttttttgctGAAGATCATGAACAAAATGAGCATACAAGTTTACTGTCTTCATCTACTCAAGACCCAATTTCTGATGCTTCTTCAATGCCATCTTCACCCATGGGTCACTATCAGGGGTTTGGACACACTGTGACCCCTCTCACAACACCGACGACAGCCCCTGCAGTGGATGGGATTTTTAACCCTTCTGCCAGTCAGGATGCTGAGGAATCCCCTGAACTAGAGAATAACTTAGCAGAGAAAGCTCTGGAAAAAAGTTAA